The following are encoded together in the Pempheris klunzingeri isolate RE-2024b chromosome 24, fPemKlu1.hap1, whole genome shotgun sequence genome:
- the alg11 gene encoding GDP-Man:Man(3)GlcNAc(2)-PP-Dol alpha-1,2-mannosyltransferase, with protein sequence MSGHDQLVLCLCELTRLLWKLLLPLLFLCVLLVAVLVLLVLAVRLWLQSSRNARRARDGRPTVAFFHPYCNAGGGGERVLWCAIRALQNRYADINFVVYTGDLGVTGQQILDGARRRFNIVLPRPIQFVFLRHRLLVEPGLFPHFTLLGQSVGSIFLGWEALTEFVPDLYVDSMGYAFTLPLFRYLGGCSVGSYVHYPTISTDMLSVVRERNPRFNNPDYVSNSLFLSAFKMVYYCLFALLYGLAGSCSDLIMVNSSWTLDHILSLWRAPNRTSVVYPPCDVSAFLDIPLEDDGDRKRHSIVSIGQFRPEKDHRLQIRAFKKVLDRRREGAGGREALRLVLIGGCRNQEDEDRVLMLRGMCQELGVADRVEFKLNVSFEELKREMGEATIGLHTMWNEHFGIGVVECMAAGKVILAHKSGGPKLDIVVPFEGGQTGFLADDEDGYAEAMERILALPPASRLQIRRNARQSVARFSDQEFEACFLAAMEPLMGTIER encoded by the exons ATGTCGGGCCACGACCAACTggtcctctgtttgtgtgaattaACAAG GTTGCTGTGGAAgttgctgctgccgctgctgtttctgtgtgtgctgctggtggcggtcctggtcctgctggtgcTGGCAGTGCGTCTCTGGCTCCAGAGCAGCAGGAACGCTCGGCGGGCGAGGGACGGCCGCCCCACGGTGGCCTTCTTCCACCCCTACTGCAAtgctggtggtggaggggaGAGGGTGCTCTGGTGTGCCATCAGGGCACTACAGAACAG GTACGCAGACATCAACTTTGTGGTTTACACTGGGGACCTGGGTGTGACGGGCCAGCAGATTCTGGATGGGGCCCGGCGTCGTTTCAACATCGTGCTCCCCCGTCCGATTCAGTTTGTGTTCCTGAGGCACCGGCTGCTCGTGGAGCCAGGCCTGTTTCCTCACTTCACCCTGCTGGGACAGAGCGTGGGCTCCATCTTCCTGGGATGGGAGGCGCTGACGGAGTTCGTCCCCGACCTTTACGTCGATTCCATGGGCTACGCCTTCACTCTGCCCCTGTTTCGCTACTTGGGGGGCTGCAGCGTGGGGAGTTACGTTCACTACCCGACCATCAGCACTGACATGCTGTCTGTAGTGAGAGAGAGGAACCCCAG GTTCAACAATCCAGACTACGTATCCAACAGTCTATTCCTGAGTGCCTTCAAGATGGTCTACTACTGCCTGTTCGCCCTGCTCTACGGCTTGGCCGGCTCCTGCAGCGACCTCATCATGGTCAACTCATCCTGGACCCTCGATCATATCCTGTCACTGTGGCGCGCTCCCAACCGCACCAGCGTGGTCTACCCACCCTGCGACGTCAGCGCATTCCTGGACATCCCGCTGGAGGACGACGGGGACAGGAAGCGCCACTCGATTGTTTCTATTGGGCAGTTCAGGCCGGAGAAAGACCACCGGCTGCAGATCAGAGCGTTCAAGAAGGTGctggacaggaggagggagggggcggggggcaGGGAGGCACTGAGGCTGGTTCTGATCGGTGGATGCAGGAACCAGGAAGACGAGGACAGGGTGCTCATGTTGAGGGGAATGTGCCAGGAGCTGGGTGTGGCCGACCGGGTGGAGTTTAAACTGAACGTATCCTTTGAGGAGctgaagagagagatgggggaagCCACCATTGGACTGCATACCATGTGGAACGAACACTTTGGAATAG GCGTCGTGGAGTGTATGGCAGCAGGGAAGGTCATTCTGGCGCACAAGTCCGGCGGCCCCAAGCTGGACATCGTGGTACCTTTTGAGGGAGGCCAGACAGGCTTCCTGGCCGACGACGAGGACGGTTACGCCGAGGCGATGGAGAGGATCCTCGCTCTGCCGCCCGCCAGCCGGCTGCAGATCAGACGCAACGCACGTCAGTCCGTGGCTCGCTTCTCAGACCAGGAGTTTGAGGCGTGCTTCCTTGCTGCTATGGAGCCTCTGATGGGAACAATAGAACGATGA
- the spp2 gene encoding secreted phosphoprotein 24: MRSYVLLLALLLCLGCTGVPLFNSELEAMANRGLEASLAQVNSVYAASHLYRVTRGSVTRVIPVGLNTVDLMMIFGIKETECAKSSGRDSQTCAFRPGFFVPSFSCSSRVRMSAASTQVVSLRCGNDGSSSSESSEEMFSTGRHQFNIPYRAPAHSAPPPPPPPPAQPAPGGSLHGQTAEVQPRGDTFSNYLE, encoded by the exons ATGAGGTCATACGTGCTCCTCTTGgccctgctgctgtgtctggGATGCACAG GAGTCCCACTGTTCAACTCTGAGCTGGAGGCTATGGCAAACAGGGGGCTTGAAGCATCTCTGGCACAGGTCAACTCGGTGTATGCCGCCAGCCATCTGTACCGGGTGACTCGAGGCTCTGTCACAAGG GTTATTCCTGTGGGCCTGAACACcgttgacctgatgatgataTTTGGCATCAAAGAAACGGAGTGTGCAAAGTCCTCCGGAAGAGACTCCCAGACGTGTGCCTTCAGACCTGGCTTCTTTGTG ccatctttctcctgctccagtCGGGTTCGCATGTCGGCCGCCTCCACCCAGGTGGTGTCTCTCAGATGCGGCAACGACGGGAGCTCCAGCTCAGAGTCCAGTGAGGAG ATGTTTTCAACAGGGAGACACCAGTTCAATATCCCGTACAGAG CCCCAGCTCattctgcacctcctcctcctcctccacctcctgcccAGCCTGCTCCCGGGGGCTCCCTCCACGGCCAGACAGCAGAAGTGCAGCCCAGGGGAGACACTTTCAGCAACTACCTGGAGTGA
- the gpr180 gene encoding integral membrane protein GPR180, translating to MSHLLAIIIAVALLSLGAFGKTVTGLFKSEVARQQNGQFITKFMYQGDHGLLVCRLDNSALATEKESRLLLYQDMDSDLDNLSCSERLAKAHFTISLSQEEHNQTIPRQSSPTAWQALYADRYTCQEGAVIPSHADLRFTVLLFNADSAGNPLEHYSAEEAGLQSFYFLLLLAYFIAGCIYIQPLHQALKKGGPMHSVLKVLTTSLALQGCSALCNYIHLARYSRDGIGIPLMGSLAEFWDMVSQVSMLYMLLSLCLGWTLSRGRKPQSRPLQWEQSPASTAVAVGAVVTQGVLLLWEQYSESESEHHSYHTQQSLAGLLLMALRVVLTLLLASVLYQIISTERSTLKRDFYLCFAKGCFLWFLCHPVFVLMSTVFNEHQREKVVTIGVILCQSISMVILYQLFLSRSLYWEVSSLSSVSLPLTMSRTNHRGRY from the exons ATGTCGCATTTGTTAGCTATAATTATAGCCGTAGCGCTGCTCAGTTTGGGGGCTTTTGGTAAAACTGTAACGGGACTTTTTAAGAGTGAAGTGGCGAGACAGCAGAATGGCCAGTTCATCACTAAATTCATGTACCAAG GCGATCATGGTCTGCTGGTGTGCAGGCTGGACAACTCTGCTCTGGCGACAGAGAAGGAGTCCAGATTGCTGCTGTATCAGGACATGGACTCAGACCTGGATAACCTCAGCTGCTCCGAGAGACTCGCTAAAGCTCACTTCACCA TTTCTCTCAGTCAAGAAGAGCACAACCAGACGATCCCTCGTCAGTCTTCGCCTACGGCCTGGCAGGCCCTGTATGCTGACAGATACACCTGTCAG GAAGGTGCAGTGATTCCCTCTCATGCTGATCTCAGATTTACTGTCTTGCTGTTTAACGCCGACTCAGCTGGAAATCCTCTGGAGCACTATAGCGCGGAGGAGGCAG GTCTCCAGAGTTTTtacttcctcctgctgctggccTACTTCATAGCCGGCTGTATCTACATCCAGCCCCTGCATCAGGCTCTGAAGAAAGGAGGTCCCATGCACTCTGTCCTCAAAGTACTGACCACATCACTGGCGTTACAGGGCTGCTCCGCTCTCTGCAACTACATCCACTTGGCCAG GTATTCCAGAGATGGTATTGGTATTCCTCTGATGGGCAGCCTGGCGGAGT tctgggataTGGTGTCCCAGGTGTCCATGCTGTACATGTTACTGAGTCTGTGTCTGGGCTGGACTCTGAGTCGAGGCAGGAAGCCCCAGTCCAGACCTCTGCAGTGGGAGCAGTCTCCGGCTTCCACGGCTGTCGCTGTTGGTGCAGTCGTTACGCAG GgggtgttgctgctgtgggaGCAGTATTCCGAATCAGAGAGTGAACATCACAGTTAccacacacagcagagtctgGCAGGCCTCCTCCTCATGGCTCTGAGAGTGGTCCTCACCCTCCTGCTGGCATCTGTCCTCTACCAGATCATCTCCACCGAGAGGAGCACCCTGAAGAGAGACTTCTACCTCTGCTTCGCCAAG GGATGCTTCCTGTGGTTCCTCTGCCATCCTGTCTTCGTCCTCATGTCCACCGTCTTCAACGAGCACCAGAGGGAGAAG gTGGTGACGATTGGCGTGATCCTCTGCCAGTCCATCTCCATGGTGATCCTCTACCAGCTCTTCCTGTCCCGCTCTCTCTACTGGGaggtctcctctctctcctccgtgTCTCTGCCACTCACCATGTCCAGGACGAACCACAGGGGGCGCTACTGA
- the LOC139223744 gene encoding dTDP-D-glucose 4,6-dehydratase-like, with product MDFNRTVLVTGGSGFIGSHLVLSLVYRHPDWRIINLDNLDYCCSPKSLEKVEDRANYTFIRGDVCNSRLVNHIFNTENVDVIFHLAAKTHVEASFETPSAFQRVNIDGTRVLLGAAHRAPHRPRRFIYVSTDEVYGAGLDQVFDESSPLRPSNPYSATKATAEYLVRSYWDKYKFPIIITRSNNIYGPRQYTEKVIPRFLTLLRMDMKCTIQGTLPKSRHFLFVDDAVDAFLLVLEKGIVGEVYNVGTSCEIPIVQLARELVKMVKNVPDSEVNDWLEFVPDRPRVDLRYPIKCEKLQQLGWRAEVSWAEGIRQTVKWYQDNPDFWSDSSEDEGHVRGRLEKASS from the exons ATGGACTTTAACAGGACTGTCCTGGTGACTGGGGGCTCTGGATTCAT TGGCTCCCATCTTGTGCTGTCACTGGTCTACAGACACCCTGACTGGAGAATTATTAACCTGGACAAC TTGGATTACTGCTGCAGCCCCAAGAGTCTGGAGAAAGTCGAAGACAGAGCAAATTACACTTTTATCAGG GGGGATGTGTGTAACTCCCGGCTCGtaaatcacattttcaacacAGAAAATGTCGACGTGATCTTTCATCTGGCGGCCAAAACCCACGTTG AAGCATCGTTTGAAACCCCGTCTGCTTTCCAGCGCGTCAACATCGACGGAACCAGAGTGTTGCTGGGAGCCGCCCATCGGGCCCCGCACCGGCCACGGCGTTTCATCTACGTCAGCACAGATGAGGTGTACGGAGCCGGTCTGGATCAA GTGTTCGATGAGAGCAGTCCGTTGAGGCCCTCCAACCCTTATTCTGCCACTAAAGCGACTGCAGAGTACCTGGTCAGATCCTACTGGGACAAATATAAg TTTCCCATCATCATTACCAGGAGCAACAACATCTACGGGCCCAGGCAGTACACTGAGAAG gTCATCCCGAGATTCCTCACACTCTTGCGAATGGACATGAAATG CACCATCCAGGGAACCCTCCCTAAATCCCGTCATTTCCTGTTCGTCGATGACGCCGTCGATGCCTTCCTGCTGGTTCTGGAGAAAGGGATTGTGGGAGAAGTGTACAACGTGGGAACGAGTTGTGAGATTCCCATCGTGCAACTGGCTAGGGAGCTTGTAAAGATG GTGAAGAACGTGCCAGACTCTGAGGTAAATGATTGGCTGGAATTTGTGCCTGACAG GCCGCGTGTGGACCTGCGCTACCCCATCAAAtgtgagaagctgcagcagctgggcTGGAGAGCCGAGGTGTCCTGGGCTGAAGGAATCAGACAGACTG TCAAATGGTACCAAGACAACCCAGACTTCTGGTCGGACTCGAGCGAGGATGAAGGACACGTCCGAGGAAGGCTTGAAAAAGCCTCCAGCTAA